DNA sequence from the Megalops cyprinoides isolate fMegCyp1 chromosome 24, fMegCyp1.pri, whole genome shotgun sequence genome:
TCACTGTTTTCTGCAGTACAGGGTGGAATGTGTGTCACACAGAGCTGTCTACTGGAGATGACATAGTCTAGAATTATTATAGCTCATTGTGttcgtctgtctgtctgtgtatagaGCTGTCAATCTCTCTGCGTCCCTCCTGGATGTGGTGACAGCATCGATGTCAAACTACATATGCCTTTTGGATTTGTAAGGACATCAGTCTCTGAACTAAAACAGCAAGTGCGTGATTTCTGCAAGACAGAGTTAGCGAAGTTCTCTAAAACAGGTTGgtgaacaaaaatgcttttataCAATTTTATATCTTAAATAATTATAGAGATTATGCAACACAGGAGCAgctaatggaaataaaatgctaGGTAATGAATATAATTCAGATTGATACTGATGCAGTCTACAGTCCTTCATTCTCTCCCAAGAGTAATATATCTGAAAGCTATGTCTCTACAGTGAAAGAAGTCAACATTGAAATTCCAGATCCCAGTACCAGAAAAAAGCCTCTGAAATGTGAGTCTGATTGCACTGAATATCTCTGCAATATGCTCTAATATATTCcaagagcacacacagagatgcacatacatacaaatacactcacccataaacacacatacacatgaacatacactATACAGGCATGCATTAAGACACACAAGtatttaaatacatgcataaatgctttctctttcaaattcaaacaagctcTATTGCACTTGATTATACAGATGTACATCATTGAGAAAagaattttcacataaatataacaaattgtATAAAACGACTACTATCCTCCTAAAAAAGATAGATTACTAAAACGGGAAAAATAATGGACAGagttaattaattatttaattaaagtaTAGTTAATATAcctttccttcatatttaaaacatatatatatattgtctacatatacagacataaacaaatacacatatacacacagtatatttaaagtaaaagataagaaaaaataaaataaaataaaaaccaatcAAGCTAAATAAAATACCTGCAAAGGGGAAAAGCTATTAAAACCTCTAAATCATCATGAGTCATGATTAAATTCACCTGACACCCCATAGAAAAACACCACACATCCACAGCCAGAGCTGGTAAGGTATGCTTAGGTCCATGAGAAAGGGCCATTCTATTCAAGGGTGTGTAGGATAAGGAAGGCCAGTATTTCAGGCACTTATAATACTGCATAATCCACAGATTATTGTTTACACTGTAATTTGTAGATTGGGGATATGAGCCCACTGTTCCAGCAATCAGGAAATGGATAGTTTTAAattgaataactgaataattaaaGCATCCTGATGTTCTTAGGGCCACAGGCTTCATTGTTACCTTAAAGGTAGGCAACAGGATTTTGGTTATTTCTTATGATCAACGATCAATGACTGAACAATTTTTTCATAGTTACCTGTTGGtttggatttttcattttaagggACTTCTTgtataaattaacaaaatatttttccagaTTCCTGCATCTTGTATAGACAATTCTTGTGAGGAAGATGTGCTTAAAGATGACACAGAATGGATGAACAGAGTATTTTACCTTGTTCTCTGATGTTAACACAGAAAGTATGCAACTTTGGTTTGTCACAAAACAGCTCGGGTGATAATTTACAAGGCCATTTACAACCCTATTATTTATAATTTGGCCTTGGAATAAACGGCCCATTTTCTCCAGTATCTGGCATCCATATGAATAATTAAGCTACCTTTACGCTGATTAACTGACTAGCGGCCAATGACCGCTCACAACACGCTCATGCAACTTCGACGTGAATCTCCAACTCCAAGTGGTAACGTAGGATAATTTTTGCTATACTGGAGCGATAGAAGCATAGAGCGCGCACGCATTGATACATACAAGTTTGAGCCAGAGTCAAAGGAGGAATCGGAGGCTGAAGAAGAACCGGTCCCTCAAAGATTTCAATTACATGTTTCTGAGTGGTAAGTATAGTTATTTTGTTTTCGCTACTGTCATAATCGTAACACTTGCCTAGCCACAAAGTTAGCATAAGCATAGGCTACATGTCTACCCCTTCGGACGCTCACCCCTACAGTACAACTCTTgcgaaaaaaatatatacaatattaagAAAACGTAAGATCTACACATcgccagaaaaaaatatatgggGGGGTTTGATGTCTTCTTACAGTTCCCTTGGAAGGGTGTGAACCGTATGGTCACCGCTTGCACACCCTTGCACAGCACATCGAGGAGGAGCGAGATCCGCCATTTCACCTGCAAAATAACGAAACTGCTACTTCGGAGACTTGCTCCTCTCTTTAATTCCGTGCGTGAAAGTAGGCAGGCATATGCAAATTACTTAGGAGGTGGAGGTGTAGAAGGGGCGGTGATGAGAGCGAGTAGTCTGCGTCACAGTCCTGTTGATGTGTCAACTCACCCGTGTTTTATCCCTCGTTTCAAAGTACGAAATTTTCATATGAAGGAGGAAGCAACATTGTTTCAGGTTCATGTAGTGTTGTGCCCATGCACCAAACTCTCCTTATTCAACAAAGCTAAGGCAAAAACGGATTTCCATTCTAGGTCCCCTTTAATTTATTCCACatatcccagaattcatttGATCAGTTTATTCTACGACTTAATTGAATGATTTTGCAAAGtagttttgtttcttctttttaatgtgcttttaaataGGGTACAGACGTGAAGTTGTGGGTAATTCCTCCACTGATCTCCTGGATCCTTACGATGAGTGTTACACCCAGAAATGCttgtattgtttgtttaaaaaatggtgGGTAGTAGTGGTTGCTAAGTTAGGACTGGACAAGCAATATTCAAGGGATGAGGCTTGGCAAAGAGTCTATGTGAAAACCATGAAAATGATATTCCTAAAACAGTCAATTAGAATAAGAGTTTGTAAGAAGAAACTGCTTCCAGAACTCAATATTTGTGTATGCACAAATAGCACTTCTctcatgttttctgaaaaacaggttGTGGCTCAGCTGCTTAATCACAGTGTTGAACAGTTGTCTTTTTTGACTTGAATGTTGCTGCAAAAACTCTGATTTGAATCGTACTCTGATAACTTctgttttattcactttttaatTGCAGCAGAAGAACCAGCAGAAAAATCAATGTCTACAGAACATAGGTATCAACGAAAAAGAAGCACCAAGCTGCGTAGAGTAGAAGAGAAACTGAAGAAGGCAGAACTCcaagctgctcctcctgctcactgttacgCTGGACCTGGAGACGTGGCATGTGATGTTTGCACCGGGAAAAAGCGCAAAGCCGTCAAGTCCTGTCTGCAGTGCTTGGCCTCTTACTGTGAAACTGATTTAATTCTTCACAATGAACTCCACATAGGGAAGTCTCATAAGATGATCGAAGCCACAGGGAAGCTCCAAGAAAGGATCTGCTCTCGTCATGTTAAGCTGCTGGAGATTTACTGTGGTTCTGATCAGCAGTgtatctgtctgctgtgtgtgatggaTGAACACAGAGATACAGTCTCAGCTACAGTAGAGaggactgagaaacaggtaaGAGCTGGGATTCTACTGGGACAATGAATACATTGACTGTACTTAGAAAGttacttttgttattttttgagATAATAATACTTTGATGTGAAATCTATTGTatctgcattaaaaatacagcaccttgcaaaagtattcagacccttaaacaattatcacattttatctaattacaaatgatacattagaattttgttctgtctgatattttatttaaagacactgaaattctttttttggaagaaaatatttttttaagaaaaataaaaaacaaataagctGTTTGCATATGTATTCAATCCTTACATTCCATCCTCTATTAATATTTGGTAGGCCAAATATAGGACATTCACCTTTTTGTTCTTGAACCACTACAATGTTGCTTTGGCCTTTTGATCATTATCGTACTGAAATGTGAACTTTCTCCGAAGCTTCAGTTTTTTTAGCAGACTGAAGCAAGTTCTCTTCCAGTATTCCCTGTATTTTGCTCCATCCattcttctttcatttcattttaacaagatGCCCAATCCCTGCGAATGAAAGGCATCCCtacagcatgatgctgccaccaccatacTTCTCTGTAGGGAGGGTATTTTCAGTAATGGCTTCTTTCTTGCCACCCTCCCATACAGACCAGTTTGATGTAGAGCTCTTGATATTGTTGACCAATGAACCTTTACTCCACCCTCAGCCACCGAGTTCTGTAACTCCTTGAAAGTGATTGTTGGCCTCTCCAAGTGTCCTTCTTGCTGGGATGCTGAGTTTTGAGGGACAGCCTTTTCTAGGCAATTCCTGGTTGGTGTAATTTAGCTTCCACTTCCTGCTTGATGATCTAACAGCATTCACTGGGATATCAAAACACATGGATATTATATTGTACCCTTTTCctaattaatgcatttgtatttctttatttctaaCTTCCTTAGAATACCTTTTagtctttattttcacacatttccttCAAATTCACAGCTTAAGCAATGATCCTTAAACAGAATGGAGGCTTTTAATCTAGAAGATGTGACAGTTACTTTAATGTTTAACAGGCAGAGGCTAATGGTAAGGCAATAATGTCCTGGTtggggcattttttttccatctgtgtaaACTTGAAGCTTCCCGAGTACAGGGGTTGAATAGTTATGCAAACaccatatttcagttttttatttctcaaaaaaaatatatgtaaaagcAACGTCAcctgaaaataattaatttcatgtttcattgtttcaatacttctgtgtgtttttttatatatttttattttggtgcaTGATCccatcattttgaatgaattgaCAAAGGCGTATTTAAatcatgttatgtttttttatttaaacacaagCATGCCACAAACTGTGGGAGCCAGTATCATGTTTTCAGCAAATAATGGGAACTATATCTTCCTCTCAGTgtgctgaagaaaaaacaagaaagacatTAAAGattacagacattaaaaatCTGTAGGGGACAAAGGAACCATAACTGCTCTGCATTATACTGGTTATGTTAACTCTGGTAGGTTATGTTTGCCTACAGCATAACAAGTGTGTCCCCTCCTTGCTTCAGGACCCAACCTATAAAATCAAATTTACTCCAGAAATGCAACACTGTAATGGCAAGATTACATACAGGTAATCCTTTATTACTATACCTATGACTGGCATATACAAAGTTCAAAgtttcaaagttcaaagtttattgtcatatgcacagtaaagaaacaagttccctgtacaatgaaattcttcctttgccttccacttatgaatgccGTTAAGAGTTAGAAGTACAATTAAGTAAGAAAATACAAGAATTTAAgaaggaaaatatataaaaaggtcagagagtgtaagaaaaataaataaactaaggATACATGCATTAtatgtgcaaaaaggacatcagtgcagtgtaggatCTGCAATGTTGATGCCAAGTGTGCAGTGTCAGTTCCATATACATTAATAATGTGCAATATCAGTTCCAAGTATACAATGTACAGCAAGAGTAGTAGTGTAATCACCAGTGGTGCAGGTTTATAGTCCCATTAACAGTtctgtgcaaaatgcatattgtgtgtagttggttgcagtgtgggtgtgtatgtggaaatgtatgcatgggctaggccggggaggcgtgtatttgtgtatttgacccattcaagagtctgatggctattggatagaagctgttccttagtctggatgttctgcatttcaatgCTATTTGAGTATTTACtctacatacaaaaataatgctCTATGATGTGTAGTGCGTTTTTGTTAGTGCTCGTGTTAGcgctgtgtggtgtgtttatGGTGTGTTTAGTGCCTTTTCTCTCTACCCTGCAGATTCCAGTGCCCTCGTGAAGTTCAGTTCCAGTGCAACATAACAGGCTTGGTGTTTGTGATGGAGATGGTGGGGGAGGTGCAGTACAGCACGGCCCTCTGGGATACCAGCCTCCTGACACCCACTGGCCAGCAGCCTGCGGGGCCTCTGTTCAACATCACCTGCCCCCAGGGGTCAATGCATGAGCTGCACCTCCCTCACTGTGAGGTGCTGTCCGGTGAgtagcacactgcacacacatttacaagtCAATTTCACTCATTCTTATTCACCAAAAACtcttacaaaggttacagtttttaaatgttataaatttaaacagctgtataaatgtctggatgtttactgaggcaattttgtgttaagtacctttcccaagtgtccagcagcaatgccctagccaggaatcaaaccagcaaccttgcggTTAAGAGCCCTGTTCGTTACCACTATGATACGTTAGGTAACACGATGCCCCTCTTGGGCTGATGGCTTAAATAAACCAAGCTCAGCCTTGCCAATGCAACAGTGACAACATCCTTCAGTCTACCCAGAGAGGCGGGGGAGAAGTTCTTATTCTGATTTTCTGTCAATGACCCCATATGATTCTCTGTTTGTAGGGAAGAGGTGTGACTTTTTGTCAGTGGCCCATGTGGTTGGAGACAGTACAGAGGTGCTGCAGCCCCTCGAGGTGACAGATACTCATGTGAGGGTCAAAGCCGAGAACCTCTCTTTCTTTGGCCTCCTCACGAGACTGTTCACCTCTACTGTCCAAGGGCAGGTGCTGCTGTTCCTCCGGCAACCAGGTGGCGACATTCTGaacgtgctgctgctgcccaggAATATTCCATTCAGTGAGGTAGACACAGCCGACACACCCTGTCCACCAGTCCATACAGTACCTCACATGCCTTGCGTACCCTTTCTATATGAGCCACCAGGGTTAGGCGCTAACTCTGTGTAAACTCAGTGTTGGAACGAGAGCTGCAGTTCTGAAACCTGTCCATCATCCTgacaggtgcagcagcagcaacagggaAACCTGCCTGTCCAGACCACCCCCAACTGCACTCTGAAACGTGGAGAAACATACTGCTTGTCCTGCCAACAGTTCGAGACACAGCCAAAGGTGAAACGACTTAGTACAAACAGCTGATAGCAGTGATCCTTACCAGTGTTCAGCAAAAAAGTAGCTATAGCCCTGCTAAAGCTAGTTTTACTTAATTAGCGGAAGTACTTAACTGCAGATGATGATGTCTCATTAAAAAGACAGTATTAGTGAGAGTAGAGTAGAGAGTGAGTGGAATGCTGATTATGACTTATGTACAATCACATCACCACACATGTCAAACATGCTGACTAATGTGGACTACTCACTACAGATCAAAACTATGGCTTAAGCAATGTGTCAAAAATGCTGAGTAATGTGAACTATATACTGACTCATTAGGTGTGTGTAAATCTTGCTAGAGCCAACCGTCATTTCACACATGATTCACTCATCTTTACATCTGGAGTTTTCGCCCAGATCAGGTCACACTCAGTACCTTGCAGAAGGCTATATCATTACTGTGGTGTTTCACTTGGGAGTTGAACCTTTGACACCACACAACCAGTGCCCTATCCTTTaatcattacagaaaaaattCACCCAGACCAGAGCAGTTAGCGTGAACTCATTTTAtggctcttcctctctctcagaatgCCCCATTTGACTGTGAGTACGGCCCAAACTACCACCCAACCTTTGAGGTGTTCCTGGAAAGGCTGGTTGAGGAGGTGAACCTGCGGCTGTTTGTTTGGAACTCTGAGATTGAGGTGTGGATGCGTCGGGTCAGACTACCAGgtgagaacccccccccccccctcccccatcaccATACCCCTGAGAGACCACCTCTCTCCAAAGAAAGTGTTCACAGAGGGGTCACTGAAGTGTAGCAGTAGTGGCATCAGTGATGAGAAAGTGGCAACAGCATCTGCAATAACATGGTCCATGGCATGCAAGGAGTTTGATTTAAAAGTACACAACTTCAGTTGCAACACTATGAAACAACATTCACTCAAACCGAAAAGATAAAGCGTTACCTATTTCCCTGTTTCAGAATATTCTGCATCATCACATTTTAACTTGCACAGTGTCCATTGACATTATTCAGAAATAACTCTTTTGCCTAACTATAACATAATGtgaccaaacactttccctggattttgttttttttccaggagcaACTTGTGTCATAGCAAGTGTGGGAGGTTTTGAGAAGAGCTAGTTAAAATAGGACTTGCTTTTCAAAAGATCTTGATGTTTACAACTCCAAACAAAATGCTTTAACTCTCACTGCATCTGTGCAGGAGGCTTAGTTCCCCACAGCTGTTTCAGATTTTGTTCCatacacaacaacaacaggagCATCTGATAATAGAACGTATCCCTGGTGCACACAAGGTGCTCCttcttctgctctgtgtgagatACAGTTTCTGAGGCAATAACTTGACTCTCCACTTTCTTTTCACCCATGCTGATTGGATAATGCCAGCCCCACCAGCCCCGCCTCTCCCTGCTGATTCGTTTATCGACCAGCATACGGATGAGCTCGTTCAGAGGGTGACTGAGGTGGAGCCCATAGCTGACGCCCTGCTCTCAAAGGGCCTAATCCAGGACGAAGCGTACTCCAAAATCCGCGCTGCACAGACCAGACAGGAGAAGATGAGAGAGCTCTTAAATTTCGTGCGGGCAGGAGCACCAGAATTAAAGTCTACCTTCTACACTTTACTCAAAGAGAAGGAATCTTATCTGGTCAAACACCTGGGTAAGACAGACTGCTGTTCTCTTAGTCCCTGCTCTACCAACAGAGCATTCTTAAACctcactgcagacactgcagcacactaacacacaatTGCTCATGCATTACGGGAGGCCATTAGGTTCTTGTGACTCCCTGTCCTTTAAATAATGGAACATGttgctcattctctctcctctctcttctgccaGGTGCAGCCTCAGAGCGGAGAGTGATATCGTGAGGGAGGGAGTTTCGTGTCACTGAGACTTCCACGCttctcccccatctctccccctctcccctccctttctgtctcccccctttcctctcctctatTACAGACAGTCCAAGAGGTGACATCTCAGAGGCCCACCTATAACCTTGGATTTCCTCACTCCACAGGGATGGCTAGCCAAGCATTCATAGTTACTCCAACTGCCTGACAGCTGGAGTGAGCACTCGGTGGTGGTTAATAACACAGCCTGCTTTCCAGTGCTATGTTTTTACCTGCATCTCTTCTCAGCAGTATGCAACCCAGTTAGCTCAATGGAAAATGTCAGCTTATAATGTCATACCTCCTCCCTGTTATaagtttttcctgtttttcttacTTTTCATTGTATCAAAGATGTCCTATTTTTAAACTATTTCTCACGTTGCTCTGTCGTCTCCCATCTCTGATGTAGTAACCGAGAACTGTACATTTCCTTTCTAACATGACTAATTTTGAgcagcatgtttttattttcctttatgcTTTTAACACTGCCAAGAAGATAGTCTCACTAATTTTCAGCTTATGTTATCATTGATGAGTTTTTATTTCTATCTCACCTGTATCTTGCTGGACTTTAACTATATCTCACTGCTGAATCAATTGGAATAAACTACTTTTTTGAAGTTCAGATCTTGTACTTAGATTTATTTACCAAACCTACTTCTCTGAGCAATAAAAAGTCTTGTAGCAGGCATTTTGCATTCATTGGATTAAAATGTTGgacaatttgtatttttttcactttaaggTCCAAACATATACTTGCTACAAGTCAActgtcatgtgttttttggtataaaaacattattgtaTTAAATAATGTTTGCTTTGGAGAAAACCAGTGAAAATCTTACTGTACTTTTAAATTTGTGTCCTTTAGCAGACACATTTTTCCAGAGAGACTCCTAATAATATCACAAAGTGCATCTaacaaaatggcacaaaacCTCACATGAACAGAAGGACACCACCAACCACCCACAAACAAAGACCAGTGTCTGGTTCATTGATGAGACCACAAgtgtttacccccccccccccccccccccccacattacGTGCACAAGTGCAGCACAATATACCTGACAGGAGgacttgttttttaaaataaatttaaaattttttaaatcttgATGTTCAGTATCTGTCTTTATAAGTGCATGATAAGCGTAACAAATGAGGGACACTACATGACAGACCTCTGGCTCCACCCCCTAGCCACAGAAGTTCCTACAGCCATATGTGGATTCCTGCATAAGGTGTATGGAGTTTGGAGACACCACAGGCCCTCCCaaaattttttctttttttttttttgacagacaaCCTCCTATGGAAAACTGAACCTCAAATCTGGACTTGGACTACAAGCTCTCTCTTATGAATGAACTGTGCGGCTGTTGGATTGAAGTGTGTGGGTTTATTTTAGTCAGTCCCTTCCCCCTCATTCTGTACCTTGCCCCAATAAATACCACAGCTGCAAGGTTTTGTGTCTGATTTATTGTACTTCACACTATTATGTGGTTCAGTCCACGCCTGCAGTCTTGCTACAATATTTTAACCACAccccctgcagctctgagccaggaaatcccccccccccccacacacacacacacacacacactctctatcACATATTCAGCTAGAAATACTGAAAGGCACAGAGGCAAAGATAAGCGTCATTTTATCAagagctgggtgtgtgtgtgtgtgtgtgtgagagagagacacagagagagagagagagagagagagagagagagagggagagggagagagagaagggagggaaggaggctAGGCTGAGAAGAGCAAGCTGAGCACAGAGAAGAgtttggagggggggagggactTCCTCTGACCAgaaagcccctccctcctcctttcacCCATACATACGCCCTGCGAAAGTGAAACAAAacttatctctgtctctctgcctttcaaCGTCGCTCAGTGAGTGCAGTAAAATGGCAACCAGTATCTCAGTGGAGCAGGACCAGTTTAGCTGTTCAATCTGTCTGGATCTGCTGAAGGATCCGGTGGCTattccctgtggacacagttactgtatggaCTGTattaagggctgctgggatcaggatgaTCAAATTGGTGTctacagctgtccccagtgcagGCAGACCTTCACTCCAAGGCCGGTTCTGGGCAGAAACACCATGCTGGCTGAAGtggtggagaaactgaagaagaCAGGACTCcaagctgctcctcctgctcactgttacgCTGGACCTGGAGACGTGGCGTGTGATGTCTGCACCGAGAGAAAGCGCAAAGCCGTCAAGTTCTGTCTTGTCTGTTTGGCCTCTTACTGTGAAACTGATCTAATGCTTCACGATAAAGTCAGCAGAGGAAAGGTACATAAACTGGTTGACGCCACAGGAAAACTGCAAGACAAAATTTGTCCTCGTCATGACAAACTGCTGGAGATTTACTGCCGCACTGATCAGCGGTGTATCTGTTATCTGTGTACAatggatgaacacagaggccatgatacagtctcagctgcagcagaaaggactgagaaacaggtaaAGAGCTGGAGCTGTACAGGTACAATTTTACACTGGCTACGTTCAGGAAGTTACTGTGAAGTGTTGTCATTAGTGCGAAATCTTATTAAAACCTTTTTTGCTCTTCTGTCATTGCTGCCATTTAACAAAAGTATGTTTTAATCACGTCTTTGAAAAGTACGTGAGCAATGAAGTTAGTTTTCATGCCCACAGTTATAGAGAGCAACAAGTGAACACAACTCCTTTTTGACAGTTCTGTTCATACACCAAACTGTCACTTCATCTGGCTGAATAAAAACTAATGTGCTTGAAATGGGGTACACTTTGTAACATTTTCGTGTTATTTATTAATGTCAATTCAGTTATGTAACGGAGAATTACCTGTTTGTTCACAGAAACACCTGGGGGCGACACAAAAGGAATCCCAGCAGAAgatccaggagagagagaaggagctgcaggatctgagacaggctgtggagtcACTCACGGTGGGTACTGACCAGAGGAGAAGACAACAGCTGGCTGCTGGAAGAGCCATTTCAGGGCTCAGTCAGGGCTCTCCTCCAGTCAGTCTATGAGAAGCCCAGTGTCGGGCCACTTTCCAGCCCTGTGGGGCTCAATCCCACTGATCCACACTGTGGGGAACAGGTGTCTGGGGTCCCAGTAAGAGCTGAGTGAAAGGCttagttaaaatgtacagccctCCTACCTCTGTGTCTCCTAACAGcgctctgcacaggcagcagtggaggacagtgagaggatctttactgagctgaTCTGCTCCATTGAGAGAAGGCGTTCTGAGGTGAAagagctgatcagagatcaggagaaggctgcagtgagtcaggCTGAAGGAGTCATGGAGCgactggagcaggagattgctgagctgaggaggagagatgctgagctggagcagctttcacacacagatgatCACATCCATTACCTCCAGGTaacatcactgtctctctgacaaTCTGCAGTACTGAAGGGGGTGCGTCTCACACAGAGCTGTCCAATGGAGATGCTCCTGAGTTCTCCCAGGAATGTGTGCAGCTCATTGTGTGTGACTGGATAATTACTCTCTTTCCATCAATCTATTTGTCTCACTATCTGTGTGTCTATAGAGCTGTAAGTCTCTCTGTGGCCCTCCTGAAAGTGGAGACTTACCCAGCATCTCTGTGAATCTTGACGTCTCCTTTGGGTTTGTGAGGAACTCTGTGTCTGACCTGAAAGAGCAACTCGAAGACATCTGCAAGGAGAAATTAGACAACATCTCTGAAACAGGTTGGAGAAAAATGCTTTAATATGATTTTGcaggttaaatattttaaatattttccagaTGCTGCACAGCAGTAGGTATTAATATTTTGAAACCATACATGAGTCTtgtaatacatacacataccgatgaatgtgcatgtatacacaaacacaatacaatcatacacactgaaacacaggtaTTCAATAAGAAACATACTCATTTATAAACGCACCCACTAATacattctctctccttctctcttcacAGTGCATAAGATCTCTATTGAGCTGCCTCCAGAGGGTGAAGACATGACTGGTGAGCCTCTTATGAACACCTCTGCCCTATAGGCCTTATTGTGTGTTataccacacacgcacgcacacacacacatgtgcacacacacacacagacacacacacacacatgcacgctcacacacacacaaacttaccAAAGTCCTACTCATGGGTTTTATGAGATTAATTATGGAGAATTTGTTTGCCCTTCCTaattaatgttatgtaatgtctttgtttctttgtgccAGAATATTATGACTCAGAAGAAATAGATTGTGATTCCCCACCTTCCCCGGTACGAGCCAACATAAAAACACCATGCCTGGGAGAACAGAAGAAGAGTCCACCTGTGGTTCCAAAGTTTGTGGCTCCAAAGCTTGTGGCTCCAAAGCTTGTGCGcataaaatgacagacagctgAATCCTCTCAT
Encoded proteins:
- the LOC118771497 gene encoding E3 ubiquitin/ISG15 ligase TRIM25-like; its protein translation is MATSISVEQDQFSCSICLDLLKDPVAIPCGHSYCMDCIKGCWDQDDQIGVYSCPQCRQTFTPRPVLGRNTMLAEVVEKLKKTGLQAAPPAHCYAGPGDVACDVCTERKRKAVKFCLVCLASYCETDLMLHDKVSRGKVHKLVDATGKLQDKICPRHDKLLEIYCRTDQRCICYLCTMDEHRGHDTVSAAAERTEKQKHLGATQKESQQKIQEREKELQDLRQAVESLTRSAQAAVEDSERIFTELICSIERRRSEVKELIRDQEKAAVSQAEGVMERLEQEIAELRRRDAELEQLSHTDDHIHYLQSCKSLCGPPESGDLPSISVNLDVSFGFVRNSVSDLKEQLEDICKEKLDNISETVHKISIELPPEGEDMTEYYDSEEIDCDSPPSPVRANIKTPCLGEQKKSPPVVPKFVAPKLVAPKLVRIK